From one Sphingobacteriales bacterium genomic stretch:
- a CDS encoding transcriptional regulator: protein MTVDEIIHFEGKVPKEVKIEDKTTNEKLRLIEQLEEEDKQAVYRIIDGMLTKSKFKDFFNKNVAAL from the coding sequence ATGACTGTGGATGAGATTATCCATTTTGAAGGTAAAGTTCCTAAAGAGGTTAAAATCGAAGATAAAACCACTAACGAAAAATTACGACTTATTGAGCAATTGGAAGAAGAAGACAAGCAAGCCGTTTATCGTATCATTGATGGTATGCTTACTAAAAGCAAGTTCAAAGATTTCTTTAATAAAAATGTAGCTGCTCTTTAA